GATAATTGGCAAGAACGCAATGAGGCTTTTATTGATTCTTTAAAACAGGTTGTAGAGAATAAAACAGATCTTGACCTGATACAGATAACTCCTTATGGGGAGAAGAGATATCCGATTTACGCAAAGAAATTGAAGGCGGTGAAAACTCCTTCACCTTCTTCTCTAGATTCTATTGTAACCTATACGGATTCAGTTAATGTTTTTTATAGAGGTATGCTAATTGATGAATCTGTATTTGCTGCTGTACCTTCTCCTAGGTATTATACCAAATTATATCAATCACTGATTGTGTTTGATAAGAACTTTTCGGGAGATGATCCAACAAGTTTTGATTCTCCTACGGGATTTTGGGTCAATAGAGTTGTCGCTGGTTGGAGTGAGGTTTTACAGCGAATGACACTTGGAGAACGTTGGGAAGTATATGTTCCTTGGCAACAAGGATACGGTTCTGCCGGAACTGCCAATATTTTAGGCTATTCTACATTGATCTTTGATATTCAATTAGAGAAGATTATAAAGAAGAAGTAACAATTTTATCATGATACAAAGCAGGGCGGTTCTTCTTTTGGGGGAGCCGCCCTGCTTTGTATTATTGAATCCTTATACGGATAACCGTATTCTTGCTTAGCCCAAACTTCGCTTCTTCGAAAGTAGGGGAACCCATTTTTCCTTTTGCATTGTTGCTGAACCCATATTTTTCTATGGGAATGCCGAATTCTTTTCTGTCCAATTTTCCATTATCATTTACGTCTTGGAAGAGAGAAACGGCGTATTCACCTTCTGGCAAATCGATCTTGACTTTCTCTGTGTCAGAGTGTATGGCTCTTTTTGCTACAAAAGCGGGCTTTTTCAGGAAAGTCGTATCCGAATTATAAACAGCGATGATCAAAGAACCTTTTAGTTCTTCCATGCCATCTACTACTATCACTAGCTTCTTTTGTCCGAATGTGGATATGCTTATAATAAGTAATAGTGCAAAAAATAAACTTTTTGGAGGACAAACGAAGCGAATTTCTTCATGATTGGAAAGAATCTTAAATACAGTAAAGAGGATGTGTTTATATCTGCTTTCAAATAAAAGAGTTCTTTGTTCATGGGTGCTCTAAGCTGCTAACAAGTAAATGGGTTTAACTATGATTTGCTAAGCGTTTATTATCAGTAAAGAGTGCCTTCTTTAACCCTTTATGATAGTTACAAGTCTTCGTTCTCCATGTGGGGAGTATGCAGTTCCCATGTGGAGGCTGTACACTCCCCACATGGGAACTGTATAGATCACGCTTGCAAAACGAATAGATGTGACCTAGCTAAGTGCTTAAAAGTACTATTTTTGGTGGTTAATCTACCCGTTGGATTTAGAAATTAAAAGCGGGCTTTTTGAGTGGGGAGTGCGAGGTATCATAGAGTAAAGACTTAGAACCACTATAAGCGGCTAACTTTTTTCTGAGTAATTGAGACAAATGGGACTTTATTCAATTTCTTTGCTTATATGTCTGTCCTATCAAATATTTCTGTAACTTTGGGCTGAGGCTCCTTTAGCTTTGTGCTGTTATCTATCTACCCCTTGCTGTTTTTAATAGAATAAAAGCCTTGGGCTAATGAGATCTGTTTTGATTTTAAGAATACTTCCTATCTCTGTCAATCTTGTGAAATAAACATAGGCTTATGAAATACCTAATCAAAAAAACATTCTTATCTACTTTTATCTTAGGATTTGTTTTTGCTCTAACAAATTGCGATGGAAGCGCACAAACAAGTAGGTTATCCATTCAAACTCCTGAACAGATGTATGGCGATCTGTTCTACAAAGTTATGCAAACGGATAGTCTGTTTGGTCCAGATGCGGTGCTGAGCGAAACTAAAAGTTTTGTTGACTTGACACCTCGTGTAGCACCAGCATTGATACGTAAAGCGTATGAAGAGCAAAAAAAGGATTCTTCTTTCTCTTTACCTTCCTTTTTGAAAGATCATTTCACTTGGCCTGTTGAGACTGAAACGTATACTGATACCTGTGGGATCGATGAACATATTATGCGCCTATGGAGTTACTTGCGGCGCAATCCTACGACAGAGAAATATGGGACTTTGATTCCATTGAAACATCCTTATATTGTTCCCGGAGGGCGTTTCCGTGAAATTTATTATTGGGATAGTTACTTTACGATGCTTGGTTTGCAAGTAGATAGACAGACAAGGATGGTGGAGAATATGATTGACAACTTTTCCGAGATTATACGTACTATTGGCTTCATTCCTAATGGTAATCGAACTTATTATATCAGTCGCTCACAACCTCCGTTCTATTCGTATATGATTGATTTATTGGCCGAGATAAAAGCTGATTCTACTGTTTATATGACTTATTTGCCTGAGTTGGAGACAGAATACGCCTTCTGGACAGCAGGAGAAAAAGATTTGAAGGGATCTGATAGTGTTGCGCTTCATTCGGTACGTATGCAGGGAGGTGAAGTGATGAATCGTTATTGCGATTCTCAGCAAACGCCTCGCACAGAGATGTATCGTGAAGATGTGGCTACTGCCAGAGAGGCTGAAGAGCATTTACCTAATTTAAATCGGAAATTTTTTTATCAGGACTTGCGTTCAGGAGCAGAATCGGGGTGGGATTTTTCTAGTCGATGGCTGGCAGACGGGAAACATCTTTATACGATTCATACGACTGATATTATACCGGTAGACTTAAATTGTTTACTTTATCATTTGGAAAAGACATTGGCAATAGCATATCGATTGGAAGGAGAAGCAAGTAAGGTGAGTTGGATTAGTGATAGAGCTCAAAAACGTAAGATAGCTATTAATGACTATTGTTGGGACGCAAAGAGTGGCTTTTATCGAGATTTTGATTGGAAGAAGGGA
This is a stretch of genomic DNA from uncultured Bacteroides sp.. It encodes these proteins:
- a CDS encoding FKBP-type peptidyl-prolyl cis-trans isomerase, whose translation is MKKNYLLPFLFLFLVILTSCSETSEVGKYDNWQERNEAFIDSLKQVVENKTDLDLIQITPYGEKRYPIYAKKLKAVKTPSPSSLDSIVTYTDSVNVFYRGMLIDESVFAAVPSPRYYTKLYQSLIVFDKNFSGDDPTSFDSPTGFWVNRVVAGWSEVLQRMTLGERWEVYVPWQQGYGSAGTANILGYSTLIFDIQLEKIIKKK
- a CDS encoding DUF2141 domain-containing protein, with product MIVVDGMEELKGSLIIAVYNSDTTFLKKPAFVAKRAIHSDTEKVKIDLPEGEYAVSLFQDVNDNGKLDRKEFGIPIEKYGFSNNAKGKMGSPTFEEAKFGLSKNTVIRIRIQ
- a CDS encoding trehalase family glycosidase is translated as MKYLIKKTFLSTFILGFVFALTNCDGSAQTSRLSIQTPEQMYGDLFYKVMQTDSLFGPDAVLSETKSFVDLTPRVAPALIRKAYEEQKKDSSFSLPSFLKDHFTWPVETETYTDTCGIDEHIMRLWSYLRRNPTTEKYGTLIPLKHPYIVPGGRFREIYYWDSYFTMLGLQVDRQTRMVENMIDNFSEIIRTIGFIPNGNRTYYISRSQPPFYSYMIDLLAEIKADSTVYMTYLPELETEYAFWTAGEKDLKGSDSVALHSVRMQGGEVMNRYCDSQQTPRTEMYREDVATAREAEEHLPNLNRKFFYQDLRSGAESGWDFSSRWLADGKHLYTIHTTDIIPVDLNCLLYHLEKTLAIAYRLEGEASKVSWISDRAQKRKIAINDYCWDAKSGFYRDFDWKKGHITSALSLAGVFPLYAGIANESQAASVAKVIQSKFLKSGGVVTTLNHTGQQWDFPNGWAPLQWVTVSALDHYGRSVLADTIANRWMQLCRRTFDETHRLMEKYDVVDYAATNYGEYPTQDGFGWTNGVYRKMQERSRGN